Part of the Flammeovirga pectinis genome is shown below.
CCCTAGGGAAGAATTAATATACTTATACAATTCAAATTTTGAGAGAATCGACTTTAATAATTCAAGCCCTAAAAACTTTTTTGGTATAAAGAGATATAGCAGAGCTTTAAGTCGAGAGGTTTCTATTCTTGCTTCAAATGTAAATGATAGCGTATGGACAGAAGGAAAAGGAATTCAAATTTTTATAAAAGAAGAACGAATAATTGATATAAAAGATGATAGAATAAAGCACATAAAAAAAGGAGAGTATTATTTAGTTAAATATAATTTACCTCCATGGGCACTTAGTAAGGTTACGTCAAAAGATATGATTCCATATAAAATATGTCATATTAAAATGTAATCTAATGGAAACTATATATAAATGGATATATAATAGATCTAACAA
Proteins encoded:
- a CDS encoding SdpA family antimicrobial peptide system protein, whose amino-acid sequence is MRLSGIDAQKINIRFILILLLFVYFVLLIFFVSIPDNTIISDSIFKKNIASISPQGWGFFTKSPREELIYLYNSNFERIDFNNSSPKNFFGIKRYSRALSREVSILASNVNDSVWTEGKGIQIFIKEERIIDIKDDRIKHIKKGEYYLVKYNLPPWALSKVTSKDMIPYKICHIKM